The Apibacter raozihei genome contains a region encoding:
- a CDS encoding acyltransferase family protein: MTTNNRLLSLDILRGITIAGMILVNNPGSWNFVYAPLGHAEWNGLTPTDLIFPFFMFIMGVSMYISLKKLNFSHTNDTLYKILKRSIIIFIIGLGIAWFSLFCRTYQQTDNLPFIDRFLNSLLNFDKIRILGVLQRLALSYCFASLLVIFIRHKYIPYIVGSTLIVYFLILYFGDGFDKSENNIVSVIDRAILGVNHMYKDAGLAIDPEGILSTIPSVCQVLIGFYCGKIMLNSKDNYSRIVNLFIVGTLLTFTGFLLSYGCPINKKIWSPTFVLVSCGMASSFLALLIWIIDIHGYHKWTFYFKSFGVNPLFIFVMAGILSTILRVISFSSDSESINLHGFIYSDILQPIFGNYPGSLIFAISFMTLCWLIGYILYRRKIFIKV; this comes from the coding sequence ATGACTACTAATAATCGTTTACTTTCATTGGATATTTTGAGGGGAATCACTATTGCCGGTATGATTCTCGTTAACAATCCGGGATCCTGGAACTTTGTTTATGCACCTCTAGGACATGCAGAATGGAATGGCCTTACTCCTACCGATCTCATATTTCCCTTTTTTATGTTTATCATGGGAGTATCCATGTATATTTCTCTTAAAAAACTAAATTTCAGTCATACTAATGATACTTTATATAAAATTCTAAAACGTTCGATTATTATTTTCATCATCGGGCTGGGAATAGCTTGGTTTTCATTATTTTGCAGAACTTATCAACAAACTGATAATTTACCATTTATAGATCGTTTTTTAAATTCCCTTTTGAATTTTGATAAAATACGAATTCTTGGTGTATTGCAACGCTTAGCTTTATCTTATTGTTTTGCCTCTCTCCTTGTAATCTTTATACGTCATAAGTATATTCCATATATAGTAGGTTCAACCTTAATTGTGTATTTCTTGATTTTATACTTTGGAGACGGTTTTGATAAAAGCGAAAATAATATTGTATCTGTGATAGATAGGGCTATTTTAGGTGTAAACCATATGTATAAAGATGCAGGTCTGGCTATTGATCCGGAAGGTATATTAAGTACTATTCCTTCAGTCTGTCAAGTACTCATAGGTTTTTATTGTGGAAAAATTATGCTTAACAGTAAAGATAATTATTCCCGGATAGTCAACTTATTTATTGTTGGAACTCTTCTCACATTTACAGGTTTTTTACTAAGTTACGGTTGTCCTATCAATAAAAAAATATGGTCTCCTACCTTTGTATTAGTATCCTGCGGAATGGCTTCCAGTTTTTTAGCTTTGTTAATATGGATTATTGATATACATGGATACCATAAATGGACATTCTACTTTAAATCCTTTGGAGTAAATCCTCTGTTTATTTTTGTTATGGCTGGAATCTTATCTACCATACTTAGAGTTATTTCTTTCTCTTCCGATTCGGAAAGCATTAATTTACATGGTTTTATATATTCTGATATCTTACAACCTATTTTTGGAAACTATCCGGGCTCTCTGATATTTGCCATAAGTTTTATGACCTTATGCTGGTTGATCGGCTATATATTGTATAGAAGAAAGATTTTTATAAAAGTTTAA
- a CDS encoding pentapeptide repeat-containing protein, whose product MNTLYIRDQDFKGEDLLVDKFIIGDYENCSFTNCNFSEVDISGYNFIDCKFENCDISMAKLNNTSLQKVSFKNCKLLGLHFENCNPFLLYFTFENSILNFSSFYKIKMKKIKFINCSLHEVEFIESDLPQATFEKSDLMGAVFQENNLETSDFRTAYNFSLDPERNKLKNSKFSINDIKGLLDKYKLIIE is encoded by the coding sequence ATGAATACTCTGTATATACGTGACCAGGATTTTAAAGGAGAGGATTTATTAGTGGATAAATTTATTATAGGAGATTATGAAAATTGCTCTTTTACCAATTGTAATTTTTCAGAAGTGGATATTTCCGGATACAATTTTATAGATTGTAAGTTTGAAAATTGCGATATAAGCATGGCAAAATTAAATAATACGTCATTACAAAAAGTTAGTTTTAAAAATTGCAAACTGCTGGGTTTACATTTTGAAAACTGTAATCCTTTTCTCTTATACTTTACATTTGAAAATTCAATACTTAATTTCAGCTCTTTTTATAAGATTAAAATGAAAAAAATAAAATTTATAAATTGTAGTCTTCACGAAGTAGAATTTATTGAATCAGATCTTCCTCAGGCAACTTTCGAAAAATCAGATCTGATGGGAGCTGTTTTTCAGGAAAATAATCTGGAAACTTCTGATTTTAGAACTGCTTATAATTTTTCTTTAGATCCCGAACGTAATAAACTGAAAAATTCTAAATTTTCAATTAATGATATTAAAGGTCTTTTAGATAAATACAAATTAATCATTGAATAA
- a CDS encoding S9 family peptidase, with protein MIYKLLLVKRCFLVQIKTLILLSLFLFPLNFEAQNKQETKKMEAPKVKKIPKTLSIHNDTRIDNYYWLNDRENPEVIKYLEQENAYTQEQMQSTQKLQNDLFAEMKSRIKEEDESAPYKFNGYWYLTQFVKGGEYPLYIRKKDNLNAPEQLMFDVNQMASGYKFYQLGGISISPDNQWACFSTDTVGRRIYTIQIKNLLTGEILADRLENTTGNVVWANDNKTLFYSVQDSETLRSDKVYKHVVGTAQNEDVEIYHETDETFTVYVSKTKSMEYLVISSGSTVSDEYRFISASNPGGEWKIFQKRQRNLEYSFDHFENNFYILTNKDQAFNFKLMKTPVDKTSKENWIEVIPHNKEVLLEGFELFKKYLVVEERSNGLTQIKVTRWDQSSNYLLPFGEEVYTAGISVNRDFDTQILRYRYTSLTTPWSDIDFDMETREKTILKEQEVLGGFDKNNYETHRLWATSRDGVKIPVSLVKNKNTPLSKETPLLLYAYGSYGYSMDPTFSSLRLSLLDRGFIYAIAHVRGGEDLGRPWYENGKMLKKKNTFFDFIDCASYLIDEGYTSAQHLYANGGSAGGLLMGAVVNYAPELFNGVVADVPFVDVVTTMLDDSIPLTTGEYDEWGNPNDKEYYEYMKSYSPYDNVEAKEYPNMLVTTGLHDSQVQYWEPVKWVAKLRELKTDSNLLLLETNMDAGHGGASGRFESLKEVALEYAFYLLLENKVK; from the coding sequence ATGATATATAAACTATTACTGGTTAAAAGATGCTTTTTAGTTCAAATAAAAACTCTGATATTGTTGTCTTTGTTTTTATTTCCACTTAATTTTGAAGCGCAGAATAAACAAGAAACAAAAAAGATGGAGGCACCTAAAGTAAAAAAGATCCCTAAAACATTATCCATTCACAATGATACGAGAATTGATAATTATTATTGGCTTAACGATAGAGAAAATCCGGAAGTAATAAAATATTTAGAACAGGAGAATGCTTATACCCAAGAGCAAATGCAATCCACTCAAAAATTGCAGAACGATCTCTTTGCAGAAATGAAAAGCAGAATAAAAGAAGAGGACGAATCTGCGCCTTACAAATTTAACGGATATTGGTACCTTACACAGTTTGTGAAGGGAGGAGAATATCCTCTGTATATAAGAAAAAAAGATAATTTAAATGCACCGGAACAACTTATGTTTGATGTGAATCAGATGGCTTCCGGGTATAAATTTTATCAGCTGGGAGGAATTAGTATCAGTCCGGATAATCAATGGGCATGTTTTTCAACAGACACTGTAGGGAGAAGAATATATACTATACAGATAAAGAATCTGTTAACGGGAGAAATACTGGCCGATCGACTGGAAAATACGACCGGAAATGTCGTTTGGGCAAATGATAATAAAACTTTGTTTTATAGTGTTCAGGATTCTGAAACCTTAAGATCTGACAAGGTATATAAACACGTTGTAGGAACTGCCCAGAATGAAGATGTTGAGATCTATCATGAAACGGATGAAACCTTTACGGTATATGTTAGTAAAACCAAATCGATGGAGTATCTGGTGATATCGTCCGGAAGTACGGTATCCGATGAATATCGTTTCATCTCCGCTTCAAATCCCGGTGGTGAATGGAAAATTTTTCAGAAAAGACAAAGGAATTTGGAGTATTCTTTCGATCATTTTGAAAATAATTTTTATATACTCACCAATAAAGATCAGGCTTTCAATTTCAAATTAATGAAAACGCCGGTAGATAAGACTTCTAAAGAAAATTGGATAGAAGTAATTCCACATAATAAAGAAGTATTACTAGAAGGGTTTGAGCTCTTTAAAAAGTATCTGGTAGTAGAGGAAAGAAGCAATGGTCTTACCCAGATAAAAGTAACCCGTTGGGATCAGTCTTCAAATTATTTACTTCCTTTCGGAGAAGAAGTTTATACAGCAGGAATATCGGTAAACAGAGATTTTGATACCCAGATTCTTAGATACAGATATACTTCCCTGACAACCCCCTGGAGTGATATTGATTTTGATATGGAAACCCGGGAAAAAACCATTTTAAAAGAGCAGGAGGTTTTAGGAGGATTCGATAAAAACAATTACGAAACTCACAGACTTTGGGCTACTTCAAGAGACGGAGTAAAGATACCTGTATCTCTGGTTAAAAATAAAAATACACCGCTATCCAAAGAAACTCCATTGCTTTTATACGCTTACGGTTCGTATGGATATTCTATGGATCCTACATTTAGTTCTCTTCGTTTGTCTTTGCTGGATAGAGGGTTTATCTATGCTATTGCTCATGTGAGGGGAGGAGAGGATTTAGGAAGACCCTGGTATGAAAATGGGAAGATGTTAAAAAAGAAAAATACTTTTTTTGATTTTATAGATTGTGCTTCGTATTTAATTGATGAAGGTTACACCTCAGCCCAGCATTTATATGCTAATGGAGGAAGTGCCGGCGGATTATTGATGGGGGCTGTTGTAAATTATGCTCCTGAGTTGTTTAACGGGGTAGTGGCAGATGTACCCTTTGTAGATGTGGTAACTACCATGTTAGATGATAGCATTCCTCTGACTACAGGAGAATACGATGAATGGGGAAATCCTAACGATAAAGAATATTATGAGTACATGAAATCCTATTCCCCCTATGATAATGTAGAAGCTAAAGAATACCCTAACATGCTGGTCACTACAGGGCTACATGATTCTCAGGTGCAATATTGGGAACCGGTTAAGTGGGTTGCCAAATTAAGAGAACTTAAAACTGATTCCAATCTTTTACTTTTGGAAACCAATATGGATGCTGGACATGGAGGAGCCAGCGGAAGATTTGAATCGCTCAAAGAAGTAGCTTTGGAATATGCTTTTTATTTATTATTAGAAAATAAAGTTAAATAA
- a CDS encoding leucine-rich repeat protein gives MKQSYYLSLLCFFLCFSLSWGQLSKNYEVTTPGTLSQLVGTDKAKIINLSLTGTLNSADFLTIRQMNALKNLNLLHVNLVDNILPREAFSGITLNEIVLPKSLKIISSYAFYASKVFKLDFNHLVNLETIDNLAFSNIQLEENVLDFSKNSRLVNFLRGWNGGAFTNNTSKVILPLNLKVLSPATFIQFKGEAVLPEGLEELGNESFKLSAPSIELRIPSSVKKIGYSAFESMKTRRLDFTKVSSLETIDNLAFSNIQLEENVLDFSENSRLINFLRGWNGGAFTNNTSKVILPLNLKVLSPVAFIQFKGEAVLPEGLEELGNESFKLSAPSTELRIPSSVKKIGYSAFESMKTRRLDFTKVSSLETIDNLAFSNIQLEENVLDFSENSRLVNFLRGWNGGAFTNNTSKVILPLNLKVLSPATFIQFKGEAVLPEGLEELGNESFKLSAPSTELRIPSSVKKIGYSAFESMKTRRLDFSKVSSLETIDNLAFSNIQLEENVLDFSKNSRLENFLRGWNGGAFTNNTSKVILPLNLKVLSPVAFIQFKGEVVLPNGLEKISNQAFKYSSIKEIYLPSSLKIIETGAFMECGELEKLSICAITPPQLGTEVFKGINFSKVELSVPKNTLKKYNQASQWKDFKVSVETDLCLAGPEIIKDPQVNAPNSYIYDVDAAKANNYGGLEIPVAKAYAMWETNEYLEGKGIPKGTLSASVYWEDIEGLIRSVSVDQNAKDSKIKVMINRVKGKGNAVVALHVGTTGDPLKDPVYWSWHVWVTDNPTQGKTYINNQNGEMTNTFMDRNLGALSNSFLGHDWNRSGGLMYQWGRKDPLPVMRYIDNTFPIISTFPFGKIQNELHNFSVIKPGGTDINKNIQYATQNPLRIFKSDPNENGHESLLNWFSGVGVRADLWGDNNQAKTGLVTYKPALKSSFDPCPSGWRVPSFAYSVNVDVPKLPSYLPWGNGYKLGITELLGAKEEDLSSEYVRARYPSVKIYPGLGMDFKAGKGNYPLGQLSLTGHYRKYANGAIVYEDQASETYLWGATQAYKNELREIDGRGLGLRIISDASQNENKGFFQIQTANANSTYSGQAVRCVIDTRISEIGSYPTQYLAPDLLEYIEGINNPNSYMVVKEENAQTIHIPVNKAYAMYNQYLTDYEWPDKEAKLSVNIYWTTDTNLLKKPVLEGTNENATIKVTVNPNKSGNAVVSLHSGVNGNSNDKILWSWHIWVPNNSPVQNSVTYTTEEKFGSGKLNFEQLAYNTESFYPPLTTEFMDRNLGALEFDIASSDPNVYRHTGGMLYQWGRKDPLPSFFTYEDSPWLGNYSIFKGNSNNAYWHELGITEYEIYDVSYRDMFREGDSNRSVMKRSVENPLTVMFGPGYYVIGDKNIQANWLPEKDPTLWGHATKKSPFDPCPEGWRVPDHGFSMSENSPWKKENVDIKSIITKGYKGVIIANRGVSVPGLGQLPFTGYRAYPNRGSKEGTGVLEPGDVGGLWSASMINGIRNYALSLHYKRSSEKIDVGENEQPRTAMPVRCAKDQPRFTEESIANTPVNSSVRRNCVEAQSVEAQTSTLTESQIKITPNPTSGLFKVLLTGVTEGKLNVVNINGTVIHSQMFANSTEVDVNIQNQPSGVYVVQVQAQGQVVNKKVIKK, from the coding sequence ATGAAACAAAGCTATTATTTATCGCTTTTGTGTTTCTTTCTATGCTTTTCTCTTTCATGGGGGCAGCTCAGTAAGAACTACGAAGTGACAACACCCGGAACCCTATCCCAGCTGGTAGGAACAGACAAGGCCAAGATAATCAATTTAAGCCTTACAGGCACCCTTAATAGTGCAGATTTTTTGACCATTCGTCAAATGAATGCGCTAAAGAATTTAAATTTGTTACACGTTAATTTAGTAGATAATATTCTACCTCGTGAAGCATTTAGTGGGATAACTTTAAATGAAATTGTTTTACCAAAATCTTTAAAGATTATCTCATCTTATGCATTTTACGCAAGCAAAGTATTCAAATTGGATTTTAATCATTTAGTAAATTTAGAGACCATAGATAATCTAGCGTTTTCAAACATTCAGTTAGAAGAGAACGTACTTGATTTTTCAAAAAATTCCCGGTTGGTAAACTTTTTAAGAGGGTGGAATGGAGGAGCCTTTACAAATAACACAAGTAAAGTTATTTTACCCTTGAATTTAAAAGTTTTATCTCCAGCAACCTTTATTCAATTCAAAGGAGAGGCAGTTTTACCAGAAGGATTAGAAGAATTAGGAAATGAATCATTTAAACTTTCAGCACCATCAATAGAATTACGCATCCCCAGTAGTGTAAAAAAGATTGGTTATTCTGCTTTTGAAAGTATGAAGACACGTCGATTAGACTTTACTAAGGTCAGTTCCTTAGAGACCATAGATAATCTAGCGTTTTCAAACATTCAGTTAGAAGAGAACGTACTTGATTTTTCAGAAAATTCTCGGCTGATAAACTTTTTAAGAGGGTGGAATGGAGGAGCCTTTACAAATAACACAAGTAAAGTTATCTTACCCTTGAATTTAAAAGTTTTATCTCCAGTAGCCTTTATTCAATTCAAAGGAGAGGCAGTTTTACCAGAAGGATTAGAAGAATTAGGAAATGAATCATTTAAACTTTCAGCACCATCAACAGAATTACGCATCCCCAGTAGTGTAAAAAAGATTGGTTATTCTGCTTTTGAAAGTATGAAGACACGTCGATTAGACTTTACTAAGGTCAGTTCCTTAGAGACCATAGATAATCTAGCGTTTTCAAACATTCAGTTAGAAGAGAACGTACTTGATTTTTCAGAAAATTCCCGGTTGGTAAACTTTTTAAGAGGGTGGAATGGAGGAGCCTTTACAAATAACACAAGTAAAGTTATTTTACCCTTGAATTTAAAAGTTTTATCTCCAGCAACCTTTATTCAATTCAAAGGAGAGGCAGTTTTGCCAGAAGGATTAGAAGAATTAGGAAATGAATCATTTAAACTTTCAGCACCATCAACAGAATTACGCATCCCCAGTAGTGTAAAAAAGATTGGTTATTCTGCTTTTGAAAGTATGAAGACACGTCGATTAGACTTTTCTAAGGTCAGTTCCTTAGAGACCATAGATAATCTAGCGTTTTCAAACATTCAGTTAGAAGAGAACGTACTTGATTTTTCAAAAAATTCCCGGTTGGAAAACTTTTTAAGAGGGTGGAATGGAGGAGCCTTTACAAATAACACAAGTAAAGTTATCTTACCCTTGAATTTAAAAGTTTTATCTCCAGTAGCCTTTATTCAATTCAAAGGAGAAGTAGTTTTACCAAATGGACTGGAGAAAATAAGCAACCAAGCATTTAAATATTCTTCAATTAAAGAAATTTATCTGCCGTCATCATTAAAAATAATAGAAACAGGGGCATTTATGGAGTGCGGTGAATTGGAGAAACTTTCAATCTGTGCTATAACTCCTCCACAATTAGGAACGGAAGTATTTAAAGGAATAAACTTTTCAAAAGTTGAATTATCCGTACCGAAAAATACTCTTAAGAAGTATAATCAGGCCAGCCAGTGGAAGGATTTTAAAGTATCGGTTGAAACGGATCTTTGTTTAGCAGGGCCGGAAATTATAAAAGATCCTCAGGTGAATGCACCTAATAGTTACATCTATGATGTGGATGCAGCGAAAGCGAATAACTATGGAGGATTGGAAATCCCCGTGGCAAAAGCTTATGCCATGTGGGAAACCAATGAATATTTGGAAGGAAAAGGCATTCCGAAAGGAACTCTTTCAGCTTCCGTATATTGGGAAGATATTGAGGGATTGATACGTTCGGTATCTGTAGACCAGAATGCTAAGGATTCCAAAATAAAGGTAATGATTAATCGAGTAAAAGGAAAAGGGAATGCCGTAGTAGCCTTACATGTAGGAACAACAGGCGATCCTTTAAAAGATCCGGTTTATTGGAGCTGGCATGTATGGGTAACCGATAATCCTACCCAGGGAAAGACGTATATAAACAATCAAAACGGAGAAATGACAAATACCTTTATGGATCGTAACCTGGGAGCCTTGTCTAATTCGTTTTTAGGGCATGATTGGAATCGTTCCGGAGGATTGATGTACCAATGGGGAAGAAAAGATCCTCTTCCTGTTATGAGATATATAGATAACACCTTTCCAATAATAAGTACATTCCCATTTGGTAAAATTCAAAATGAGTTGCATAATTTTTCGGTTATAAAACCGGGAGGTACCGATATAAATAAAAATATCCAGTATGCAACTCAGAATCCACTGAGAATATTTAAAAGCGATCCAAATGAAAATGGTCATGAAAGCCTATTAAATTGGTTTTCAGGAGTAGGAGTACGAGCAGATTTGTGGGGAGATAACAATCAGGCGAAAACAGGATTGGTAACTTATAAACCAGCACTTAAATCTTCTTTTGATCCGTGTCCGTCAGGCTGGAGGGTCCCATCCTTTGCCTATTCGGTAAATGTAGACGTTCCAAAACTTCCATCTTACTTGCCTTGGGGTAACGGATATAAGCTGGGAATTACTGAACTATTGGGAGCGAAAGAAGAAGACTTGAGCAGTGAATACGTAAGGGCGCGATATCCATCGGTAAAAATATATCCGGGATTAGGGATGGATTTTAAAGCCGGAAAAGGTAATTATCCATTAGGTCAGTTATCCCTTACCGGGCATTATCGAAAATATGCAAACGGTGCTATTGTTTACGAAGATCAAGCTTCAGAAACATATTTATGGGGAGCTACTCAGGCGTACAAAAACGAACTAAGAGAAATTGATGGAAGAGGACTTGGTTTACGAATAATATCAGACGCAAGTCAGAATGAAAATAAAGGTTTCTTTCAAATTCAGACTGCGAATGCAAATTCAACTTATTCAGGACAAGCGGTTCGTTGCGTAATTGATACCCGTATATCCGAAATTGGTAGTTATCCAACCCAATATTTAGCACCCGATCTGCTTGAATATATCGAAGGAATTAATAATCCGAACAGTTATATGGTTGTGAAAGAAGAAAATGCCCAAACCATTCATATACCGGTAAACAAAGCATATGCTATGTATAACCAATATCTGACCGATTATGAATGGCCGGATAAAGAGGCAAAATTATCAGTGAATATATATTGGACCACAGATACCAATTTGTTGAAAAAACCTGTGTTAGAAGGAACGAATGAAAATGCGACCATTAAAGTAACGGTAAATCCAAACAAATCGGGTAATGCTGTTGTATCCCTTCACTCCGGAGTAAATGGTAACTCTAATGACAAAATACTTTGGAGTTGGCATATCTGGGTACCTAATAATAGCCCGGTTCAAAATTCGGTTACCTATACTACAGAGGAGAAATTTGGGTCAGGCAAGCTTAACTTCGAACAACTAGCGTATAATACGGAGAGTTTTTATCCTCCGTTAACAACGGAGTTTATGGATAGAAATCTGGGAGCCCTGGAATTTGATATAGCTTCTTCAGATCCCAACGTATATAGACACACTGGAGGTATGTTGTATCAATGGGGGAGAAAAGATCCCTTACCATCTTTTTTTACCTACGAAGATAGTCCTTGGCTTGGTAATTACTCTATATTCAAGGGAAATAGTAATAATGCTTACTGGCATGAATTAGGTATAACTGAATATGAAATATATGATGTAAGTTATAGAGATATGTTCAGGGAAGGAGATTCAAACCGATCGGTTATGAAAAGATCAGTAGAAAATCCTTTAACCGTCATGTTTGGCCCTGGATATTATGTTATTGGGGATAAAAATATTCAAGCTAACTGGTTGCCTGAAAAAGATCCTACTTTATGGGGGCATGCTACTAAAAAATCTCCTTTTGACCCTTGTCCGGAAGGATGGAGAGTACCTGATCATGGTTTTAGTATGAGTGAAAATTCCCCATGGAAAAAAGAGAATGTAGATATAAAAAGTATTATTACTAAAGGTTATAAAGGCGTTATTATTGCGAATAGAGGAGTCTCAGTCCCAGGTTTAGGTCAATTACCTTTTACAGGGTATAGGGCTTATCCTAATAGAGGTTCAAAGGAAGGTACCGGAGTATTAGAACCAGGGGACGTCGGAGGACTTTGGTCAGCTAGTATGATAAATGGTATAAGAAATTACGCATTATCATTACACTACAAACGAAGTTCAGAAAAAATTGATGTAGGAGAGAATGAACAACCTAGAACAGCCATGCCAGTACGATGTGCAAAAGACCAACCGAGATTTACAGAAGAATCCATAGCCAACACACCGGTAAATTCTTCCGTAAGACGTAATTGTGTAGAAGCTCAGTCAGTAGAAGCTCAAACTTCAACACTAACCGAGTCTCAAATAAAAATTACCCCGAATCCAACGTCAGGCTTATTTAAAGTACTGCTTACAGGTGTCACGGAAGGAAAACTTAATGTTGTGAACATCAACGGAACAGTAATTCATAGCCAAATGTTTGCTAATAGCACCGAAGTGGATGTGAATATACAAAATCAGCCTTCAGGGGTGTACGTGGTACAAGTACAAGCTCAAGGGCAGGTAGTGAACAAAAAAGTAATAAAAAAGTAA